One genomic segment of Arcobacter lacus includes these proteins:
- the lpxD gene encoding UDP-3-O-(3-hydroxymyristoyl)glucosamine N-acyltransferase, producing MTLNEIANYIGIDCKSSKAIVGLNTLTNSNEEELTFLENKKYLSDLKNTKAAAVLVTAENAKEVPSSTIALICEEPYLMLAKISKLFAPKVVETDGKKAIIGENTTIMSNVYVGFNSSIGVNCTIMSGAFIGDNVTIGNNTIIYPNVTVYRDCKVGNDCIIHAGTVIGSDGFGFANTKDGKYIKIYQNGNVEIGNDVEIGANCTIDRAVFKSTKIEDGVRIDNLVHIGHNCKIGKGSILVSQVGLSGSTTLHPYVVMGGQSATAGHLEIAAFTTIAARGGVTKTITEQKKQWAGFPLFEHRQWLKLQGKISNLLK from the coding sequence ATGACTCTTAATGAAATAGCAAATTACATAGGAATTGATTGTAAAAGCAGTAAAGCAATAGTTGGTTTAAATACATTAACAAATTCAAATGAAGAAGAATTAACTTTTTTAGAAAATAAAAAATATTTATCTGATTTAAAAAATACAAAAGCTGCAGCAGTTCTAGTAACTGCTGAAAATGCTAAAGAAGTTCCATCTTCAACTATTGCTTTGATTTGTGAAGAGCCATATTTAATGTTAGCAAAAATAAGTAAACTTTTTGCACCAAAAGTAGTTGAAACAGATGGAAAAAAGGCTATTATTGGAGAAAACACTACTATAATGTCAAATGTTTATGTAGGTTTTAATTCATCTATTGGAGTAAATTGTACTATTATGTCAGGTGCTTTTATTGGTGATAATGTAACTATTGGAAATAACACAATTATCTATCCAAATGTTACAGTTTATAGAGACTGTAAAGTTGGAAATGACTGTATCATTCACGCTGGAACTGTTATTGGAAGTGATGGTTTTGGTTTTGCGAATACAAAAGATGGTAAATACATAAAAATTTATCAAAATGGTAATGTCGAAATTGGAAATGATGTCGAAATTGGTGCAAATTGTACAATAGATAGAGCTGTTTTCAAATCTACAAAAATTGAAGATGGTGTTAGAATAGATAATTTAGTTCATATTGGGCATAATTGCAAAATTGGAAAAGGTTCTATTTTAGTTTCTCAAGTTGGATTATCTGGATCTACTACATTACATCCTTATGTTGTAATGGGTGGACAAAGTGCAACAGCAGGACACTTAGAAATTGCTGCATTTACAACTATTGCAGCTCGTGGTGGAGTTACTAAAACAATAACTGAACAAAAGAAACAATGGGCAGGTTTCCCTTTATTTGAGCATAGACAATGGCTTAAATTACAAGGTAAAATATCTAATTTATTAAAATAA
- a CDS encoding DNA translocase FtsK, producing MAKKIISLIFLFIIIYFQFSAFASGKDVVGNVGFSFAQFSYKYFGYLSYMYLLLLLYPLYIINFKKNLDQKDLLLNILIIFLLLFVCLMFQALVVENPYSRGEIGNILIDSLIPIIGQAGLYIFVIVGFIISFLVLFETSDYDIEDLKRLKNKIKLKNNIMLKKREKVTTDNKKEITYKIEQLNKIKDQKALLKSNLAQIESQLQLQPQNIEKIEEIEILTPNNNDDINDIQISEYQNVIVEELEENKKLLDQIEIGETVKPKDFELPPTIFFQNPPKENKTKVNEAFIDKKIADLLDKLAMFKIEGDVVRTYTGPVVTTFEFKPAPNVKVSKILSLQDDLAMALKAQTIRIQAPIPGKDVVGIEVPNEDTQTIYLREMLESEIFQSSISPLTMILGKDIVGKPFITDLKKLPHLLIAGTTGSGKSVGINSMILSLLYKNSPDNLRLVMIDPKMLEFSMYNDIPHLLTPVITKASDAINALANMVGEMERRYTLMSKTKTKNIENYNEKAQKEGYETMPYIVVVIDELADLMMTSGKDVEYSIARLAQMARASGIHLIVATQRPSVDVVTGLIKANLPSRLSYKVGQKIDSKIILDSMGAESLLGRGDMLFTPPGTPGLVRIHAPWSTETEIEQVVEFLKAQREVQYDMNFIKDRATSSLSNSSNGATNTDLTELDDLYEDAKEVVLADRKTSISYIQRRLRIGYNRAATIVEQLEQTGVLSEADTKGNREILVQ from the coding sequence ATAGCTAAAAAAATCATTTCACTAATCTTTTTATTTATTATCATATATTTTCAATTTTCTGCATTTGCTAGTGGAAAAGATGTAGTAGGAAACGTTGGGTTTAGTTTCGCCCAATTTTCATATAAATATTTTGGATATTTGTCATATATGTACTTATTATTACTACTTTATCCATTATACATAATAAATTTTAAAAAAAATCTTGATCAAAAAGATTTGCTTTTAAATATATTAATTATATTTTTACTTTTATTTGTTTGTTTAATGTTTCAAGCATTAGTTGTTGAAAATCCTTATTCAAGAGGAGAAATAGGAAATATTTTAATTGATTCTTTAATTCCTATTATTGGACAAGCTGGACTTTATATTTTTGTAATTGTTGGCTTTATTATCTCTTTTTTAGTTTTATTTGAAACTTCAGATTATGATATTGAGGATTTAAAAAGATTAAAAAATAAGATAAAACTAAAAAATAACATAATGCTAAAAAAAAGAGAAAAAGTAACTACTGATAATAAAAAAGAGATTACTTATAAAATAGAACAATTAAATAAAATAAAAGATCAAAAAGCATTACTTAAAAGTAATCTTGCTCAAATAGAGTCACAGCTTCAACTTCAACCACAAAATATTGAAAAAATAGAAGAAATTGAAATATTAACACCTAATAATAATGATGATATAAATGATATTCAAATTTCAGAATATCAAAATGTAATAGTTGAAGAACTTGAAGAAAATAAAAAACTTTTAGATCAAATAGAAATAGGGGAAACTGTAAAACCAAAAGATTTTGAACTTCCTCCAACAATATTCTTTCAAAATCCTCCAAAAGAGAATAAAACAAAAGTAAATGAAGCTTTTATTGATAAAAAAATTGCTGATTTACTTGATAAACTTGCTATGTTTAAAATTGAAGGTGATGTTGTTAGAACTTATACAGGACCAGTTGTAACAACTTTTGAGTTTAAACCAGCACCAAATGTAAAAGTTTCAAAAATTTTGAGTCTTCAAGATGATTTAGCAATGGCACTAAAAGCTCAAACTATTAGAATACAAGCACCAATTCCTGGAAAAGACGTAGTAGGAATAGAAGTTCCAAATGAAGACACACAAACAATATATCTAAGAGAGATGTTAGAAAGTGAAATATTCCAAAGTTCTATTTCACCACTTACTATGATTTTAGGAAAAGATATTGTTGGAAAACCATTTATAACAGATTTAAAGAAATTACCACACTTGTTAATAGCAGGAACTACAGGAAGTGGAAAATCAGTGGGAATTAACTCTATGATTTTATCGCTTTTATATAAAAATTCACCAGATAACTTAAGACTTGTTATGATAGATCCAAAGATGCTTGAGTTTTCAATGTACAATGATATTCCTCATCTTTTAACACCAGTTATTACAAAAGCTAGTGATGCAATCAATGCTTTAGCAAATATGGTTGGTGAGATGGAAAGACGATATACTTTAATGTCAAAAACAAAAACAAAAAATATCGAAAATTATAATGAAAAAGCACAAAAAGAGGGCTATGAAACTATGCCTTATATCGTTGTTGTTATTGATGAGTTAGCCGATTTGATGATGACAAGTGGAAAAGATGTTGAGTATTCTATTGCAAGACTTGCTCAAATGGCAAGAGCAAGTGGTATTCACTTAATAGTTGCAACTCAAAGACCTTCAGTTGATGTTGTAACAGGATTAATTAAAGCAAATTTACCAAGTAGATTATCTTATAAAGTAGGGCAAAAAATAGATTCTAAGATTATTTTAGATTCAATGGGTGCTGAATCACTTCTTGGACGTGGAGATATGTTATTTACACCTCCAGGAACTCCTGGACTTGTAAGGATCCACGCTCCTTGGAGTACAGAAACTGAAATAGAGCAGGTTGTAGAATTTTTAAAAGCTCAAAGAGAAGTTCAGTATGATATGAATTTTATAAAAGATAGAGCAACTTCATCTTTATCTAACTCTTCAAATGGAGCAACAAATACAGATTTAACTGAACTTGATGACCTTTATGAAGATGCAAAAGAGGTTGTTTTAGCAGATAGAAAAACATCAATCTCATATATTCAAAGAAGACTTAGAATTGGCTATAATAGAGCTGCGACAATAGTAGAACAACTTGAACAAACAGGTGTTTTATCTGAAGCTGATACTAAAGGAAATAGAGAAATATTAGTTCAATAA
- a CDS encoding response regulator transcription factor has product MINILMIEDDTELANILVDYLKQYDIEVTNYETPELGVSALSLKKYDLIILDLSLPNIDGIEVCRLIRQRYDIPIIISSARSDLDDKIACFSSGADDFMPKPYDTQELILRIQSILKRYNHQALEKEVFLNRKPIFTCNESKMEIYQNDKLLDLTNAEFFILQYLISRAGFVVSRQELLSNVDSIKYESSYKSIDVLIGRVRAKIEEDTKNPKYILSIRGVGYKLINQ; this is encoded by the coding sequence TTGATTAATATTTTAATGATAGAAGATGATACTGAATTAGCAAATATTTTAGTAGATTATTTAAAACAGTATGATATAGAAGTTACAAACTATGAAACTCCTGAACTTGGAGTTTCAGCACTCTCATTAAAAAAATATGATTTAATAATCCTTGATTTATCTTTACCTAATATTGATGGAATAGAAGTTTGTAGATTAATTCGTCAAAGATATGATATTCCTATTATAATATCTTCTGCAAGGTCTGATTTAGATGATAAAATAGCTTGTTTTTCATCTGGAGCAGATGATTTTATGCCTAAACCTTATGATACTCAAGAGCTCATTTTACGAATACAATCTATTTTAAAAAGATATAACCATCAAGCTTTGGAAAAAGAGGTATTTTTAAATAGAAAACCAATTTTTACTTGTAATGAATCAAAAATGGAAATTTATCAAAATGATAAATTATTAGATTTAACAAATGCAGAGTTTTTTATACTTCAATATCTAATTTCAAGAGCTGGATTTGTAGTTTCAAGACAAGAATTATTATCAAATGTTGATTCGATAAAATATGAAAGTTCATATAAAAGTATTGATGTACTAATAGGACGAGTTAGAGCAAAAATAGAAGAAGATACAAAGAATCCAAAATATATTTTATCAATTCGAGGAGTAGGTTATAAACTCATTAATCAATAA
- a CDS encoding ArsS family sensor histidine kinase, translating to MFFQIRLLFISIFFIINTLIILQFVLDDNTYKILETKRYISTIKTLENLHNMDISKDEIDKKIAIFDIKLADISLEELLKSNYKKIKIDKESPIDIYILNGVKYVHFNPNEDFRKMPPPPPNQQFNEVGESIFFKLRPKPFEILLIDELNEKDFKYFWLIVLFSIDILLLWFFIFIEKKLKPLISLKKDMKNLSNGNLQISTKIDGKDEISQVAKEFDNALKELKELRDSRNLFLRNIMHELKTPITKGKLITDIYEDSERKFILVRVFQRLEYLLSEFAKIEELTSGKITLDKRQYYVADLLEQAFDILLLDENVIEVNYLYELKIQADFELFSIALKNLIDNAIRYKINEKPKIIINENSIQIINKGKELSKDIKEYFKPFNHDYETATSGLGLGLYISNNIMKIHKFELNYSYKDGYHNFFIKII from the coding sequence ATATTTTTTCAAATTAGACTTCTTTTTATTTCAATATTTTTTATAATCAATACTTTGATAATTTTACAGTTTGTACTAGATGATAATACTTATAAAATATTAGAAACTAAAAGATATATTTCAACAATTAAAACTTTGGAAAATTTACATAATATGGATATTTCTAAAGATGAAATAGACAAAAAAATAGCTATTTTTGATATTAAATTAGCTGATATTTCTCTTGAAGAACTTTTAAAATCTAATTATAAAAAAATAAAAATTGATAAAGAATCACCGATAGATATTTATATCTTAAATGGTGTTAAATATGTGCATTTCAATCCAAATGAAGACTTTAGAAAAATGCCTCCACCTCCACCAAATCAACAATTTAATGAAGTTGGAGAATCAATTTTTTTCAAATTAAGACCTAAACCTTTTGAAATACTTTTAATTGATGAATTAAATGAAAAAGATTTTAAATATTTTTGGTTAATAGTACTTTTTTCAATAGATATTTTATTGCTTTGGTTTTTTATATTTATAGAAAAAAAACTAAAACCTTTAATATCTTTAAAAAAAGATATGAAAAATTTATCAAATGGAAATTTACAAATATCTACAAAAATTGATGGAAAAGATGAAATATCTCAAGTAGCTAAAGAGTTTGATAATGCATTAAAAGAGTTAAAAGAACTTAGAGATTCAAGAAACTTATTCTTACGAAATATTATGCATGAATTAAAAACTCCTATTACAAAAGGAAAGTTGATTACAGATATTTATGAAGATAGTGAAAGAAAGTTTATTTTAGTAAGAGTTTTTCAAAGATTGGAGTATTTATTAAGTGAATTTGCAAAAATAGAAGAGTTAACATCTGGAAAAATCACTTTAGATAAACGACAATATTATGTTGCAGACTTATTGGAACAAGCATTTGATATTTTATTATTAGATGAAAATGTTATAGAAGTTAATTATCTTTATGAATTGAAAATACAAGCTGATTTTGAATTATTTTCTATTGCATTAAAAAATTTGATTGATAATGCAATACGATACAAAATAAATGAAAAACCTAAAATAATTATAAATGAAAATTCTATTCAAATAATAAATAAAGGTAAAGAGTTATCAAAAGATATAAAAGAGTATTTCAAACCCTTTAACCATGATTATGAAACTGCGACAAGTGGCTTAGGATTGGGTCTTTATATTTCAAATAATATTATGAAAATTCATAAATTTGAGCTAAATTATAGCTATAAAGATGGTTACCATAATTTTTTTATTAAAATAATATAA
- a CDS encoding EF-hand domain-containing protein translates to MTVSSYSSVYSSLMSPTSNISKDIISQNDTDSDSLLSFDELDMEEEQFSAIDTDSDGLLSQNEIATAIDNQLSSFSSSGEMPSKEDFESLLSSLGLDMPKPPSSPEANDFSSMIMSNYDSDGDSLLSSSEVSLLSEEEFSALDTNSDGSISTDELSSAYDEVASNIQSSSSSSRPSGGGGGAVASSDDEEEYDELDTNKDGIVSQAEKDAALGISTDETTTSSASSMQDTLKMLFDTIKTNSSTNSSENLELSSFKNLMQMMNTQTNNTNLNSYVNNLTTKSSSVFNYA, encoded by the coding sequence ATGACAGTATCTTCATATAGTTCAGTATATAGTAGTTTGATGTCTCCTACTAGTAATATTTCAAAAGACATTATTTCTCAAAATGACACAGATTCTGATTCATTATTAAGTTTTGATGAATTAGATATGGAAGAAGAACAATTTTCTGCAATTGATACAGATTCTGATGGTTTATTATCTCAAAATGAAATTGCAACAGCAATAGATAATCAATTATCATCTTTTAGTAGCAGTGGAGAAATGCCTTCTAAAGAAGATTTTGAAAGTTTACTTTCTAGTCTTGGTCTTGATATGCCAAAACCACCATCAAGTCCAGAAGCAAATGATTTTAGTTCTATGATAATGTCAAATTATGATAGTGATGGAGATTCACTTCTTAGTTCAAGTGAAGTATCTTTGTTAAGTGAAGAAGAGTTTTCAGCTTTAGACACAAATAGTGATGGTTCTATTTCAACTGATGAATTATCAAGTGCTTATGATGAAGTAGCAAGTAATATACAATCTTCATCTTCTTCAAGTCGTCCATCTGGTGGTGGCGGTGGAGCAGTAGCTTCAAGTGATGATGAGGAAGAATATGATGAACTTGATACGAATAAAGATGGTATCGTTTCTCAAGCAGAAAAAGATGCAGCTTTAGGAATATCAACGGACGAAACTACAACAAGTAGTGCATCATCTATGCAAGATACTCTAAAAATGCTATTTGATACAATTAAAACAAATAGTAGTACAAATAGTTCTGAAAACTTAGAGTTAAGTAGTTTTAAAAATCTTATGCAAATGATGAATACTCAAACAAATAATACTAACTTAAATAGTTATGTAAATAATCTAACAACAAAGTCATCTTCTGTTTTTAATTATGCCTAG